In the Bifidobacterium catenulatum PV20-2 genome, one interval contains:
- a CDS encoding 1-deoxy-D-xylulose-5-phosphate synthase, which translates to MTAGILSSIHTPADVHALSAQQLRDLCFEIRTTLLDYGRKHGGHIGSNLGVVELTVALHRVFDSPHDRFIFDVSHQSYVHKMLTGRAEAYLDESRFGEVTGFTNPLESEHDSFVLGHTGTSISLACGLAKTRDMQRTATGESAIGNVIAIIGDGSLSSAIAFEGLNNAAEQGGNLIIIVNDNEMSIAEDFGGMYGQLAKLRASDGTAELNLFKAFGLDYRYVEQGNDVDTLVEVLNEVKGIDHPIVVHIHTTKGLGFDDGEESDNGSDGCNQTNPQPHAGKCEANHWQDPEASLGKPLDARKYYGEMAMAALERRFSSEPGLVVISPATPGSNGITRDFRERAGAHYVDTGITEEHAAAFAAGIAKAGGRPVLATSATFFQRTFDQLQQELALNHVPATLLIFGAGISGADNTHSGTFDMTMFANVPDVTCLAPASGEQMLDMLAWATGPSDHGVVTIRMPGEQILSLERTADMAFDPLQRAEEHDPAVNIAGECPFARYQIVQPGKDVAILGLGNTMPLAAKVTSALAEDDATHAAITATLVDALQYSTMDAELLTMLADGHRLVVTLEDGQLEGGWGEKVTAFYANSNNAKASHVRVLNFGASKEFTDRVPLDELNERYGLTTATIVSRIRGILNE; encoded by the coding sequence ATGACCGCTGGCATTTTGAGTTCGATTCACACTCCTGCGGATGTACATGCCCTTTCAGCCCAACAATTACGCGACTTATGCTTTGAAATCCGCACCACGCTGCTTGATTACGGCAGGAAGCATGGCGGGCATATAGGCTCGAATCTTGGCGTGGTGGAACTCACCGTGGCATTGCATCGCGTATTCGACTCGCCTCACGACCGTTTTATTTTCGACGTGTCGCACCAAAGCTACGTGCACAAGATGCTTACCGGACGTGCCGAAGCGTATCTCGACGAATCACGTTTCGGCGAGGTGACCGGTTTCACCAATCCGTTGGAAAGCGAGCATGATTCGTTTGTACTTGGCCATACCGGCACTTCGATTTCACTCGCGTGCGGTCTCGCCAAAACCCGCGATATGCAGCGCACCGCAACAGGCGAAAGTGCTATCGGCAATGTCATCGCCATTATCGGAGACGGTTCCTTAAGTTCAGCAATCGCTTTCGAGGGACTGAACAACGCTGCCGAACAGGGCGGCAATCTCATTATCATCGTCAATGACAATGAAATGTCGATCGCTGAGGATTTCGGCGGCATGTACGGCCAGCTTGCCAAATTACGTGCGTCAGATGGCACGGCGGAACTGAACCTGTTCAAGGCATTCGGCTTGGATTACCGCTATGTGGAGCAGGGCAATGATGTTGACACGCTGGTGGAGGTGTTGAACGAGGTCAAAGGCATCGACCACCCGATCGTAGTGCATATTCACACCACCAAAGGCTTGGGCTTCGACGATGGCGAGGAGTCCGACAATGGTTCGGACGGCTGCAATCAGACCAATCCTCAACCTCATGCGGGCAAATGCGAGGCCAATCATTGGCAGGATCCGGAGGCCTCGCTCGGCAAACCGCTCGACGCACGTAAATACTATGGCGAAATGGCCATGGCAGCGTTGGAGCGCCGTTTCAGCAGCGAACCGGGATTGGTGGTCATCTCCCCCGCAACCCCTGGATCGAACGGCATCACACGAGATTTTCGCGAGCGTGCGGGCGCACATTATGTTGATACCGGCATTACGGAAGAGCATGCGGCCGCGTTCGCCGCGGGCATCGCCAAAGCAGGCGGCCGCCCCGTGCTTGCGACTTCCGCCACGTTCTTCCAGCGCACCTTCGACCAACTGCAACAAGAGTTGGCGCTGAACCATGTTCCCGCCACACTGCTGATTTTCGGTGCGGGAATTTCCGGTGCCGACAACACGCATTCAGGCACATTCGATATGACGATGTTCGCCAATGTTCCCGACGTGACTTGTTTGGCTCCCGCAAGCGGCGAACAGATGCTTGACATGCTAGCTTGGGCAACCGGTCCGTCCGACCATGGCGTAGTGACGATTCGTATGCCCGGCGAGCAGATTCTCTCACTCGAGCGTACCGCCGATATGGCATTCGACCCGTTGCAGCGTGCCGAAGAGCATGATCCAGCCGTCAATATTGCCGGGGAATGCCCATTCGCCCGCTATCAGATTGTTCAGCCCGGCAAAGATGTTGCGATTCTTGGACTCGGCAACACCATGCCGTTGGCTGCGAAAGTCACGTCGGCGCTTGCTGAAGATGATGCGACGCACGCTGCGATCACTGCGACGCTTGTTGACGCATTGCAGTATTCCACGATGGATGCCGAGTTGCTGACGATGCTTGCCGATGGGCATCGTTTGGTCGTTACGTTGGAGGATGGCCAGTTGGAAGGCGGATGGGGTGAAAAGGTCACCGCATTCTATGCCAATTCCAATAATGCCAAAGCTTCT
- a CDS encoding zinc-binding dehydrogenase has protein sequence MKAVYANGTNYDDPLSMLEVGDMPEPETKPFWSTIRVKSASVNHHDVWSLQGVGLADEQTPMILGTDAAGVLQEDIPVRKGLKAGSEVVLYTFIGTDGAGVMPGERRSILSERYAGTMAECTQVPSANVFAKPENLNFDEAAALGTSWLTAYSLLFTSANVKPGDTVLVQGAGGGVSTAAIQLAHAAGLEVFVTSRSEGKRNRALEIGADAVFESGARLPRKVDAVIESVGASTWSHSVKSVRPGGTIAICGATTGDQPGAELTRIFFQDIRVQGNTMGSREDFARLLKFVEHADLHPVIDSAYAIDDARLAFSKIVNGDVFGKILLHI, from the coding sequence ATGAAAGCCGTATATGCCAACGGAACGAATTATGATGATCCGCTGTCCATGCTCGAAGTGGGCGATATGCCCGAACCTGAAACCAAGCCATTCTGGTCCACCATTCGTGTGAAATCAGCGAGCGTGAACCATCATGACGTGTGGAGTCTGCAAGGTGTGGGGCTTGCCGACGAGCAGACGCCGATGATCCTCGGCACCGATGCGGCTGGCGTGCTGCAAGAAGACATTCCCGTTCGCAAAGGGCTTAAGGCCGGCTCCGAAGTGGTGCTGTACACGTTCATCGGCACCGATGGGGCCGGAGTCATGCCGGGGGAGCGTCGTTCGATTCTTTCCGAACGATATGCGGGAACCATGGCCGAATGCACACAGGTGCCCAGCGCCAACGTGTTCGCCAAGCCTGAGAATCTCAACTTCGATGAGGCTGCAGCATTGGGTACCAGCTGGCTTACCGCATATTCTTTGCTGTTCACCTCGGCGAATGTGAAGCCGGGAGATACGGTGCTTGTTCAAGGTGCCGGCGGAGGCGTGTCGACCGCTGCGATCCAGCTTGCCCATGCGGCTGGATTGGAAGTGTTTGTCACCTCACGTAGTGAAGGCAAGCGCAATCGTGCACTGGAGATCGGCGCAGACGCGGTGTTCGAATCGGGTGCGCGACTGCCCCGCAAGGTGGATGCCGTCATCGAATCCGTCGGAGCGTCCACTTGGAGCCATTCCGTCAAATCCGTGCGTCCGGGAGGCACCATCGCCATCTGCGGCGCGACCACGGGCGATCAGCCTGGCGCCGAACTTACGAGAATCTTCTTCCAAGATATTCGTGTGCAAGGCAATACCATGGGTTCTCGCGAGGATTTCGCACGCCTGTTGAAATTCGTGGAACATGCCGATCTGCATCCGGTCATCGACTCCGCATATGCGATCGATGATGCGCGACTTGCGTTTTCCAAAATCGTGAATGGTGACGTTTTCGGGAAAATCCTGTTGCACATCTAG
- the purE gene encoding 5-(carboxyamino)imidazole ribonucleotide mutase: MADNKPEVAVIMGSASDWETMKHACEMLDQFEVPYMKQVISAHRTPELMGEFAHNARANGLKVIIAGAGGAAHLPGMVAAQTTLPVIGVPVRSHALSGWDSLLSIVQMPGGIPVATTAVGNSGATNAGLLAVSILSTTDERLANALQEYRDSLKEKVAESNAQLV; encoded by the coding sequence ATGGCAGACAACAAGCCTGAAGTCGCAGTGATCATGGGATCGGCGAGCGATTGGGAAACCATGAAGCACGCCTGCGAGATGCTTGACCAGTTCGAAGTGCCGTACATGAAGCAGGTGATTTCCGCGCACCGCACCCCGGAATTGATGGGTGAGTTCGCGCATAATGCCCGTGCCAACGGCCTGAAGGTCATCATCGCCGGCGCTGGCGGCGCGGCACACCTGCCGGGTATGGTGGCGGCCCAAACTACCCTGCCGGTCATCGGTGTGCCGGTGCGTTCCCATGCGTTGTCCGGCTGGGATTCGCTGTTGTCCATCGTGCAGATGCCGGGCGGCATTCCGGTCGCCACCACTGCGGTTGGCAATTCCGGTGCCACAAACGCGGGCCTTTTGGCTGTGAGCATTCTAAGCACCACCGATGAGCGTCTGGCCAATGCCCTGCAGGAATACCGTGACTCGTTGAAGGAAAAGGTGGCTGAATCCAATGCCCAGCTTGTCTGA
- the purK gene encoding 5-(carboxyamino)imidazole ribonucleotide synthase, which produces MPSLSEETNGRVERLMPGATIGIIGGGQLGRMMALSARYMGFRIGVLDPTPDCPTAQVADFQVTAEYDDITAIRELAEKSDVLTYEFENVDADAIDQVRSLASAPQGTDLLRVTQDRVNEKQFINDHGTPTAPWKAVNSVEELDAALDEIHYPAVLKTRSGGYDGHGQTVLKSDADLEKVRARADRGGGFPPSILEGFVDFAFEASILVAGNGKDYVTFPIVRNEHRNNILHMTIAPAEVSEAVAKEAHELALRLAQGFELAGILAIELFVTKDERVIVNELAPRPHNSGHYTIEACSFDQFDAHIRGIAGWPLEQPELLKPAVMVNVLGQHVAPTRALIAEHPEWNMHDYCKAEVRHDRKMGHITVLTDDTAKTVADLERTGCWDDLK; this is translated from the coding sequence ATGCCCAGCTTGTCTGAGGAAACCAACGGCCGTGTTGAAAGGCTGATGCCGGGTGCCACCATCGGCATTATCGGTGGCGGTCAGCTTGGCCGTATGATGGCGTTGTCCGCCCGCTATATGGGCTTCCGCATCGGAGTTCTCGACCCGACACCGGACTGCCCGACCGCGCAGGTGGCTGATTTCCAGGTCACTGCCGAATATGACGACATCACCGCAATCCGCGAACTGGCCGAAAAATCCGACGTACTCACGTACGAATTCGAAAATGTGGACGCGGACGCGATTGACCAGGTGCGTTCCCTTGCGTCGGCTCCGCAGGGCACCGATCTGCTGCGCGTCACGCAGGACCGTGTCAACGAAAAGCAGTTCATCAACGACCACGGCACGCCGACCGCACCGTGGAAGGCCGTCAACAGTGTTGAGGAACTCGACGCGGCGCTTGACGAAATCCACTATCCTGCGGTGCTTAAAACCCGTTCCGGCGGTTATGACGGACATGGACAGACAGTGCTCAAGTCGGACGCCGATCTTGAAAAGGTGCGTGCCCGTGCCGATCGCGGTGGCGGATTCCCACCAAGCATTCTTGAAGGCTTCGTCGACTTCGCATTCGAAGCGAGCATTCTCGTTGCGGGCAACGGCAAGGATTACGTGACTTTCCCGATCGTGCGCAACGAGCATCGCAACAATATCCTGCATATGACCATTGCTCCCGCCGAAGTTAGCGAAGCCGTGGCGAAGGAGGCGCACGAACTCGCGTTGCGCTTGGCGCAGGGCTTCGAATTGGCGGGCATTCTCGCCATCGAACTGTTCGTCACCAAGGATGAGCGGGTCATCGTCAATGAGCTTGCGCCTCGCCCGCATAATTCCGGCCATTACACTATCGAGGCCTGCTCGTTCGACCAGTTCGACGCGCATATCCGGGGTATCGCGGGTTGGCCGCTCGAACAGCCTGAACTGCTCAAACCGGCCGTCATGGTCAACGTGCTCGGCCAGCATGTGGCACCGACCCGTGCGCTGATCGCCGAGCATCCGGAATGGAACATGCACGACTATTGCAAGGCCGAAGTGCGCCACGACCGCAAGATGGGCCATATCACCGTGCTGACCGACGATACGGCCAAGACCGTGGCCGATCTTGAGCGGACTGGCTGTTGGGATGATTTGAAATAA
- a CDS encoding Fur family transcriptional regulator encodes MADGRVERNTKQKELIHDALKGSDEFISAQDLHRKLEDEGVKVGLATVYRQLNALAEAGEADTVRLEGQQLFRLCGDDGHHHHLVCTNCGKTVEIESPSETWLRGISAKYGFTIERHTLEVFGLCSDCQNKVR; translated from the coding sequence TTGGCAGACGGACGCGTGGAGCGCAATACCAAACAAAAAGAACTGATTCATGATGCTCTGAAGGGGAGTGATGAATTCATTTCCGCACAAGATCTGCATCGCAAGCTGGAAGACGAAGGCGTGAAAGTGGGGCTCGCCACCGTATATCGTCAGTTGAACGCGCTGGCCGAGGCTGGGGAGGCCGACACTGTGCGTTTGGAAGGCCAGCAGCTGTTCCGTCTGTGCGGCGATGATGGACATCACCATCATCTCGTATGCACGAACTGCGGCAAAACCGTGGAAATCGAATCGCCATCCGAAACATGGCTGCGTGGCATCAGCGCAAAATATGGTTTTACCATCGAACGGCATACGCTGGAAGTATTCGGACTCTGCTCCGACTGCCAAAACAAGGTGCGCTAG
- a CDS encoding LTA synthase family protein, giving the protein MTNESVNNETIEELRISTIDPNAPAKERKEFPGWLYGVLFILFDAIGVAALQIGVSESATRVQLSNNMWLTGWGFVGKMFTSANFVAVLNLLLWGVLYVILLMLTNRFWVATPIFLAVTFIVAVIEHFKVSIRYEAILPSDLNFLKSDAGNLMSFMPAGAQWTILIAVVAFVAFVALFVFLNHRDARHGKLFRGSDRQSHAVNVIVRLLLILLPGLFFTLYSMQVSTVGSWAKSFATVMGDKPSMWDSVYDAQRNGPLVAFTRQLNPRVMVKPDNYSEETMKDVAARYTKEAKKINASRTENMTDSTVIYVLSESFSDPSRVPGLKVNKDSMPKIREIKKNTTSGLMLSSGYGGGTANLEYMGLTGLSMANFDSSLTSPYQQLVPSEHWTPTINQLWGATKNSIGLHPYESSMYSRATNYKKFGFSHFYTLTGPDVISHQDKIDDSPYVSDEATYKSTIEEVEKTDGNQFLQVITMQNHMPYHDWYKNNDFKAESTTGTPLEDDEKESIETYQKGASLTDEATADFLDKLDAIDKPITVVFYGDHLPGIYSSASEDDNNSLALHLTDYFIWSNKASISQGNEIGNADYSSPNFFVAQAAEHMNAKVSPYLAFLTQMHEKISAMEPPVVNNIQGWDRIPEGQNIYLDADGNPMAESDFDTETRQLLADYKLIQYDITTGKNYLKDTDFMDLP; this is encoded by the coding sequence TTGACGAACGAATCCGTGAATAACGAGACGATTGAGGAACTGAGGATCTCGACGATCGATCCAAACGCACCCGCCAAGGAACGTAAGGAATTCCCCGGGTGGCTCTACGGAGTGCTGTTCATCCTGTTCGATGCGATAGGAGTGGCTGCGCTGCAAATCGGCGTCAGCGAATCCGCTACCCGTGTTCAACTTTCAAATAATATGTGGCTCACAGGCTGGGGATTCGTCGGGAAGATGTTTACCAGCGCCAATTTCGTAGCGGTGTTGAATCTGCTCCTATGGGGCGTGCTGTACGTGATTCTGCTCATGCTTACCAACCGATTCTGGGTGGCTACACCGATTTTTCTGGCGGTGACATTCATTGTTGCGGTGATTGAGCATTTCAAGGTTTCGATACGATATGAGGCGATTCTGCCGAGCGATTTGAACTTTTTGAAATCCGACGCGGGTAATCTGATGAGCTTCATGCCGGCTGGCGCGCAATGGACCATTCTGATCGCGGTCGTGGCCTTTGTGGCTTTCGTAGCGCTGTTCGTCTTCCTGAACCATCGTGATGCGCGCCACGGCAAGCTGTTCCGAGGCTCGGACAGGCAGTCCCATGCAGTGAATGTGATTGTGCGCCTGTTGCTGATTCTGCTTCCCGGACTGTTCTTCACGCTGTATTCGATGCAGGTGAGCACTGTCGGTTCCTGGGCCAAGAGTTTCGCCACCGTCATGGGAGACAAGCCTTCCATGTGGGATTCCGTCTACGATGCGCAACGCAATGGTCCGCTGGTGGCGTTTACCCGCCAGCTCAATCCGAGAGTCATGGTCAAGCCGGATAATTATTCCGAGGAAACCATGAAGGATGTCGCGGCCCGCTATACGAAGGAAGCGAAGAAGATCAACGCATCGCGTACCGAAAATATGACCGACAGCACGGTGATCTATGTGTTGTCTGAATCGTTCTCCGACCCGTCTCGCGTGCCGGGACTTAAGGTCAACAAGGATTCCATGCCGAAGATCCGTGAGATCAAGAAGAATACGACATCCGGCCTGATGCTGTCGTCAGGATACGGCGGCGGCACCGCCAACTTGGAATACATGGGATTGACGGGTCTTTCCATGGCGAACTTCGATTCCTCTCTGACCAGTCCGTACCAGCAGCTCGTGCCGAGCGAGCATTGGACGCCGACCATCAACCAGCTGTGGGGTGCGACGAAGAATTCCATCGGACTTCATCCGTATGAATCGTCCATGTATTCGCGTGCCACCAACTATAAGAAGTTTGGATTCTCGCACTTCTATACGTTGACCGGTCCGGACGTCATCTCGCATCAAGACAAGATCGACGATTCGCCGTATGTGTCGGATGAGGCCACGTATAAGAGCACCATTGAAGAGGTTGAGAAAACCGACGGCAACCAGTTCCTGCAGGTCATCACCATGCAGAACCACATGCCATACCACGATTGGTATAAGAACAACGATTTCAAGGCGGAATCCACCACGGGCACTCCTTTGGAGGACGATGAGAAGGAGTCCATCGAAACCTATCAGAAGGGTGCGTCTCTGACCGACGAGGCGACCGCCGACTTCCTCGACAAGCTCGACGCCATCGACAAGCCGATCACCGTAGTATTCTACGGCGATCATCTGCCGGGCATTTATTCGTCCGCTTCCGAAGACGACAACAATTCGCTCGCTTTGCACCTGACGGATTATTTCATCTGGTCCAACAAGGCGTCCATCTCGCAAGGCAACGAGATTGGCAACGCCGACTATTCGTCGCCGAACTTCTTCGTGGCGCAGGCCGCCGAGCATATGAACGCCAAGGTGTCCCCATATCTGGCGTTCCTTACGCAAATGCATGAGAAGATCTCTGCCATGGAGCCGCCAGTCGTCAACAATATCCAAGGATGGGACCGTATTCCTGAAGGCCAGAACATTTATCTTGATGCTGACGGCAATCCCATGGCTGAAAGCGATTTCGATACGGAAACCAGGCAGCTGCTGGCTGACTACAAGCTGATCCAGTACGATATTACGACAGGAAAGAATTATCTGAAAGATACGGATTTCATGGATTTGCCGTGA
- the deoC gene encoding deoxyribose-phosphate aldolase, whose amino-acid sequence MNLTQAQLAKYMDHTLLKASATADQIDAVVAEAIEYGTASVCVNPYWVPRVSKALAGSGVATCTVIGFPLGASTTETKVFETRDAIAKGADEIDMVINIGELKAGNDDVVRNDIRAVADATHEGGKLLKVIIETALLTDEEKTRASKLTVEGNADYVKTSTGFSTAGATAPDVALMRKAVGPDFGVKAAGGIHTLADAYAMIEAGATRLGVSASVAILEEAARQ is encoded by the coding sequence ATGAACCTCACCCAAGCCCAACTTGCCAAGTATATGGACCACACGCTGCTCAAGGCTTCTGCCACGGCTGACCAGATTGATGCTGTGGTGGCCGAAGCTATCGAGTACGGCACCGCATCTGTATGCGTTAATCCTTACTGGGTACCGCGCGTCTCGAAGGCTCTCGCTGGTTCCGGTGTGGCCACTTGCACTGTTATTGGCTTCCCCCTGGGTGCCTCCACCACTGAGACTAAGGTGTTCGAAACCCGTGACGCCATTGCCAAGGGCGCCGACGAAATCGACATGGTGATTAACATCGGTGAGCTTAAGGCCGGCAACGATGACGTGGTGCGTAACGATATCCGCGCTGTGGCCGATGCCACCCACGAGGGCGGCAAGCTGCTCAAAGTCATCATCGAAACTGCGCTGCTGACCGACGAGGAGAAAACGCGTGCCAGCAAGCTCACCGTCGAAGGTAACGCCGACTATGTGAAGACCTCCACAGGCTTCTCCACCGCAGGTGCCACCGCCCCTGACGTGGCGCTGATGCGCAAGGCCGTCGGACCTGACTTCGGCGTCAAGGCAGCAGGTGGCATTCATACCTTGGCGGACGCCTATGCGATGATCGAGGCTGGAGCCACGCGCTTGGGCGTCTCCGCATCCGTGGCCATCCTTGAAGAGGCCGCGCGCCAGTAG